A genome region from Salvia splendens isolate huo1 chromosome 19, SspV2, whole genome shotgun sequence includes the following:
- the LOC121780301 gene encoding outer envelope pore protein 37, chloroplastic-like isoform X1 has protein sequence MAESKFDPQPIADGGGLFGSGRPKLRLTSEYDSDTSIFFQKVSCKLLDNLAKLKLSFYNNGKGEVSEPQISFISKFFSLQYDVEERDAVLKTSLEIAPGVQFRAAHQVKARQGEVSVVADLATPAYKLELASAVPSVGMPKATFRFPLGEISLEEKEVEEEEEEQKRTLSVNGILKSNVLNGLCTARYEEENWDLRYAFKDEHLTFVPSISLPSNVLSCAFKRRFTPSDKLSYWYHFDSDNWSVVYKHTVGKDYKLKAGYDSEVRLGWASLWVGDEDGKAKTAPLKMKVQFMLQVPQDDIKSSALMFRVKKRWDI, from the exons ATGGCGGAATCGAAATTCGACCCGCAGCCCATCGCCGACGGCGGCGGACTCTTTGGCTCGGGTCGGCCGAAGCTCCGCCTTACATCGGAGTACGACAGCGACACCTCCATTTTCTTTCAGAAGGTGTCTTGCAAATTATTGGacaatttagctaaattgaaGCTGTCGTTCTACAATAACGGCAAAGGGGAGGTGTCGGAGCCCCAAATCTCGTTCATCTCGAAGTTCTTCTCGCTGCAATACGACGTCGAGGAGCGCGATGCGGTGCTCAAGACGTCGCTGGAAATCGCGCCGGGAGTTCAATTCCGAGCTGCCCATCAAGTCAAG GCTCGACAAGGAGAGGTTTCAGTGGTTGCAGATCTTGCTACCCCAGCCTACAAACTCGAATTAGCATCTGCTGTTCCATCTGTTGGCATG CCAAAGGCAACTTTCAGATTTCCTCTGGGTGAAATTTCATTAGAGGAGAAAGAggtggaggaagaagaagaagaacagaAAAGAACTTTATCAGTCAATGGGATCCTCAAAAGCAATGTTTTAAATGGTCTGTGCACTGCTCGATACGAAGAGGAAAATTGGGATCTGAGATATGCATTCAAG GATGAGCATCTAACTTTTGTTCCAAGCATTTCGCTCCCTTCAAATGTACTGTCATGTGCATTTAAGCGGAGATTCACTCCGTCAGACAAGTTGAG CTACTGGTACCACTTCGATTCAGACAATTGGAGTGTGGTCTACAAACACACAGTCGGGAAGGATTACAAGCTCAAAGCTGGCTATGATTCTGAAGTCCGACTTGGTTGGGCATCTCTTTGG GTTGGAGATGAAGATGGCAAAGCAAAGACGGCCCCGTTGAAGATGAAAGTGCAGTTCATGCTCCAAGTTCCTCAAGATGATATCAAATCATCAGCTCTGATGTTCCGTGTGAAGAAGAGGTGGGATATATAA
- the LOC121780301 gene encoding outer envelope pore protein 37, chloroplastic-like isoform X2 has translation MAESKFDPQPIADGGGLFGSGRPKLRLTSEYDSDTSIFFQKVSCKLLDNLAKLKLSFYNNGKGEVSEPQISFISKFFSLQYDVEERDAVLKTSLEIAPGVQFRAAHQVKARQGEVSVVADLATPAYKLELASAVPSVGMPKATFRFPLGEISLEEKEVEEEEEEQKRTLSVNGILKSNVLNGLCTARYEEENWDLRYAFKDEHLTFVPSISLPSNVLSCAFKRRFTPSDKLRLIRNHYQHECVAFVHSRNVIIWFLPKINRH, from the exons ATGGCGGAATCGAAATTCGACCCGCAGCCCATCGCCGACGGCGGCGGACTCTTTGGCTCGGGTCGGCCGAAGCTCCGCCTTACATCGGAGTACGACAGCGACACCTCCATTTTCTTTCAGAAGGTGTCTTGCAAATTATTGGacaatttagctaaattgaaGCTGTCGTTCTACAATAACGGCAAAGGGGAGGTGTCGGAGCCCCAAATCTCGTTCATCTCGAAGTTCTTCTCGCTGCAATACGACGTCGAGGAGCGCGATGCGGTGCTCAAGACGTCGCTGGAAATCGCGCCGGGAGTTCAATTCCGAGCTGCCCATCAAGTCAAG GCTCGACAAGGAGAGGTTTCAGTGGTTGCAGATCTTGCTACCCCAGCCTACAAACTCGAATTAGCATCTGCTGTTCCATCTGTTGGCATG CCAAAGGCAACTTTCAGATTTCCTCTGGGTGAAATTTCATTAGAGGAGAAAGAggtggaggaagaagaagaagaacagaAAAGAACTTTATCAGTCAATGGGATCCTCAAAAGCAATGTTTTAAATGGTCTGTGCACTGCTCGATACGAAGAGGAAAATTGGGATCTGAGATATGCATTCAAG GATGAGCATCTAACTTTTGTTCCAAGCATTTCGCTCCCTTCAAATGTACTGTCATGTGCATTTAAGCGGAGATTCACTCCGTCAGACAAGTTGAG GCTCATCCGTAATCATTACCAACACGAATGTGTTGCCTTCGTACACAGCCGGAATGTAATTATTTGGTTTTTGCCAAAGATAAACCGTCACTGA